The stretch of DNA GTCGCCGTCCACGATGCCCCGGAAGCCCGAGATCGTTTCCTCGAGCGGCACCTGAACGCCCGGGAAGCCGGTGAAGACCTGGGCGACGTCGAACGGCTGGGAAAGGAAACGCTGGATCTTGCGCGCCCGGGCGACGACCAGCTTGTCGTCCTCCGAGAGCTCGTCCATGCCGAGGATGGCGATGATGTCCTGCAGCGCCTTGTAGGACTGCAGGACCTCCTGCACATCGCGGGCGGTCTGATAGTGTTCCTCGCCCAGGATGCGCGGGTCGAGGATCCGCGAGGTCGAATCGAGCGGATCCACGGCCGGGTAGATGCCGAGTTCGGCGATCTGGCGCGACAGCACGGTGGTGGCGTCCAGATGGGCGAAGGACGTCGCCGGGGCCGGGTCGGTCAGGTCGTCCGCCGGCACGTAGATCGCCTGCACCGAGGTGATCGAGCCCTTCTTGGTGGTGGTAATCCGCTCCTGCAGCGCGCCCATGTCGGTCGCCAGCGTCGGCTGATAGCCCACCGCCGACGGTATGCGGCCGAGCAGCGCCGACACTTCCGAGCCGGCCTGGGTGAAGCGGAAGATGTTGTCGACGAAGAACAGCACGTCCTGCCCCTCCTCGTCGCGGAAATATTCGGCGAGGGTGAGGCCGCTGAGGCCGACCCGGGCGCGGGCGCCCGGCGGCTCGTTCATCTGGCCGTAGACCAGCGCGGCCTTCGAACCCTCGGTGGTGTCTTCGCCCAGCTTGATCACGCCGGATTCGATCATTTCGTGATAGAGGTCGTTGCCCTCGCGGGTGCGCTCGCCGACGCCGGCGAACACGGAAAAGCCGCCGTGGGTCTTTGCGATGTTGTTGATCAGCTCCATGATCAGCACGGTCTTGCCGACCCCGGCGCCGCCGAACAGGCCGATCTTGCCGCCGCGCTGGTAGGGCGCCAGCAGGTCGACGACCTTGATGCCGGTGACCAGCACCTCCTGCTCCGTCGACTGTTCGACGAATTCCGGCGCCGGCTTGTGGATCGGCGAGGTCCGCGTGTGGCCGACCGGGCCGCGCTCGTCGATCGGGTCCCCGATCACGTTGATGATCCGGCCGAGGGTCTCCGGGCCGACCGGAACCTCGATCGGCTTGCCCATGTCCTCGACGCTCTGGCCGCGCACCAGGCCTTCGGTCGAATCCATGGCGACCGTCCGCACCGTGGATTCGCCCAGATGCTGCGCCACTTCGAGGACGAGGGGCTGGCCGCCCCGTTCGGTGTGCAGGGCATTCAGAATCTCGGGCAATTCGCCTTCGAACTGAACGTCCACGACGGCGCCCAGCACCTGCGAGACCTTGCCGACGTTATTCCTGGCCATCGATAGCTCCCGTTCTCTAGAGCGCCTCGGCGCCCGAGATGATTTCGATCAGTTCCTTGGTGATCTGCGCCTGGCGCGTGCGGTTGTAGGTCAGCGTCAGTCCGGCGATCATGTCTCCGGCATTGCGCGTCGCGTTGTCCATCGCGGTCATGCGCGCGCCGTGCTC from Rhodospirillaceae bacterium encodes:
- the atpD gene encoding F0F1 ATP synthase subunit beta gives rise to the protein MARNNVGKVSQVLGAVVDVQFEGELPEILNALHTERGGQPLVLEVAQHLGESTVRTVAMDSTEGLVRGQSVEDMGKPIEVPVGPETLGRIINVIGDPIDERGPVGHTRTSPIHKPAPEFVEQSTEQEVLVTGIKVVDLLAPYQRGGKIGLFGGAGVGKTVLIMELINNIAKTHGGFSVFAGVGERTREGNDLYHEMIESGVIKLGEDTTEGSKAALVYGQMNEPPGARARVGLSGLTLAEYFRDEEGQDVLFFVDNIFRFTQAGSEVSALLGRIPSAVGYQPTLATDMGALQERITTTKKGSITSVQAIYVPADDLTDPAPATSFAHLDATTVLSRQIAELGIYPAVDPLDSTSRILDPRILGEEHYQTARDVQEVLQSYKALQDIIAILGMDELSEDDKLVVARARKIQRFLSQPFDVAQVFTGFPGVQVPLEETISGFRGIVDGDYDHIPEGAFYMCGNIDETLEKARKMAAEAA